GACGGCAGCCGCACGATGCCGTCGTCCGAGTAGGCCACCAGCGGCAGCCGCTCGTCCTCGGACGCGGCGATCTCCTTCACTCCGGTCAGCGCGTCCGGCGCGGGTGCCTTCGGCGTGGAGCCGTCGACCTGGACGTACCGCAGCTGCAGCACGCCGCCCTTCGCGCGCCCGACCACGACGAGCCGGTCGTCACCGCTCCAGGACATGGTGGTGACCTCTTCCAGCTCGGGCGCGGCGTTGCGCAGTTCGCGCACGGTGACCGAGGCCGGCTCGCCCACCTTCTCGTCGAGGTCGATCCGCCCGACGAGCAGGGACTGTTCGCCGTCCTTCTCCACGATGAGCGCGATCCGCACCCCGTCGGCGGCGACCCGCACCGACTTGACGCGTCCCTCGAGGGCGGGAGCCTCCACCTCCAGCGGCTCGTTCTTGCCCGCCTGGAGCAGCAGCAGCCGCGGCTGCGCGGGGTCGCGGTCGGCGATCCACAGGTTGCCCTGCGCGTCCCAGCTGGGGGTGGTCAGCCTGCCGTCCTCGGTCTTGCCCTGACTGACCAGCACCGGCTCCCCGAGCTGGGCGCCGGGCTCCATCCGCGCGACGTACAACTCGCCGCCGTTCAGGGAGACTCCGGCCGCGGTGCGCTCGTCGCGCGACACGGCCACCGAGCGCAGGCTCCTGGTGCCCTCGCCCAGCGCTCCCGGCACCGGCTCGGCGCCCGCGGTCGTGCTGCCGCTGCGGATCCGCACCACACGCTGTTTCTCGTCGAGGAAGTAGAGGTACTCGGGGCTGCGCACCGGTCCGCGCGTGGCGACCGCCGTGGCCCCGTCCGTGTCGAGCGAGCACAATTCCGCGCCGCCCGCCCGCAGTTCCACCTCGTCCACCGCGGGCGTCAGGTCCTGCAGGGTGAACAGCACCTGCGCCGCCATCTCGTTGCACTTGGCCAGACCGACCCGGGCGGCCTTGTCGTTCAACGGCACGGTGAGCTTGTTGTGGTCATCGGGCGTCAGCGGGTCGCCGCCCTTCGCCAGCCGGGTCCCGGTGGGGAAGCTGGACAGGACCGCGGGGTCGAGCCAGCTCGTGGGCCCTTCGAGCAGCGAACGCACCACCTGGGTCGTGGGGTCGACCCGCTGGCGCACGTACACCGGGTCGGCGACCGCGGCGAGCTGCGAGGACGCGCCGGACGCGCTGTTCGCCGCCAGGTAGTACTTGTTGACGGACATGTAGTTCCGCTGGAAGTCGGACTGGCCGAGCACGATCCCCTCGGGCAGCCGGTCGATGCGCCACTGCCCGCTCTTCTTGTCCCGCTTGAGCTGCACCTGCTGGCTGTAGTCCCCGCCGGCCGGCGCGTACGACTGCTCCGCGTCGACGGTGGCGATCCGGGTGCCGGTCAGCAGGAAGGCGAACGTGTCGCGCTCCTCCTTGTTCACCGCCCAGTCGACCTCGATGCCGGGCGCGTTGGCGAGGACCGTGGTGGACCTCTGCGGGTGCCAGGACTTCCTGGCCCTGTCCGTCAGATACTGCCTCGCCGTCTCGTAATTGGGGTCGTCGCTGGTCAGGGCCTCCAGGAAGCCCTGCACTATCTGCGGCGGCAAGGCGTCCTCCGACGGCGGCACGGCGAACACCCGCACCTGGGTGTCCTGCCGCGGCGTGGACTCGACACCGCGCAGATCCCCGTGGTCGGGCATCGAGGCGCACCCCGCCAGCAGTACGACACCACAGGCGAGGTACGCCACCGCGCGCGTCGGCGTGCGCCGGGCGCCCCCCTCGCGGTCAGCGCCCACGACTTGCCTCCCCTTACTCATTCGACTCATCGGACTCCACGTCCGAGGGACGCCGCCCGACCTGACCGGGCGCCGCCTCGTCCGGCCGGCGCGACCCGCCCGCCGGCCGGGGCACCACGCGGGCACCGCTGCCGGGCAGGGCCGTCGGATCGGCGGCGGGTGCCACGGCGGCCATCCGGGGGCCTATCGCGTCCAACGGCCGCACCGGGCCGCCCGCGCTGGTCTGCGCGGGCACGGTGGCGCTCTTCTCGCCCCCGCGCGGCGGACCGGAGTCGTCGCCGCGATTGCGCCGCGAGTCCTTCGGCTCCAGCGGTATCGGCGATCCCCGCAGCGGCTCGTCCGCGGTCCGCGGCAGCGTCAGCCGGAACTGCGAGCCACCGCCCGGTTCGCCCCACGCCTGGAGCCAGCCCCCGTGCAGCCGGGCGTCCTCCAGGGCGATGGACAGGCCCAGGCCGGTACCGCCCGTCGTCCGCGCGCGCGCCGGGTCGGCCCGCCAGAAGCGGCTGAAGACCCGGGTCGCCTCGCCGGGCTTCAGCCCGACCCCGTAGTCGCGCACGGCGACCGCGACCGCCCCGCCCGCCGCGGCCAGCTTGACCACCACGTCCTTGCCCTCGCCGTGCTCCACGGCGTTCACCACGAGGTTGCGCAGCACCCGCTCCACCCGCCGGGCGTCCGCCTCCGCCACGACCGGCTGCTGGTCGCCCGTGATCCGGATCCGCGTCCCCTTGCGCTCGGCCAGCGGCTCGGCCCCGCCGACGACCCGCCGGACGACCTCCCTGAGGTCTATCGGCTCGGCCTCCAGCGCCGCCGCGCCCGCGTCGAAACGGCTGATCTCCAGCAGGTCCGACAGCAGCGACTCGAACCGGTCCAGCTGGTCGGCGAGGAGTTCCGCCGACCGTGCGGTCACCGGGTCGAAGTCCTCCCGCGCCTCGTGGATGACATCGGCGGCCATCCGCACCGTCGTCAGCGGGGTGCGCAGCTCGTGCGAGACGTCGGACACGAACCGCCGCTGCATCCGCGACAGGTCCTCCAGCTGCTGGATCTTGAGCTGGAGGTTCTGCGCCATCTTGTTGAAGGCCTCGCCGAGCCGCGCGATGTCGTCCTCGCCGGTGACCTTCATCCGCTCCTGGAGCCGCCCCGCCGACAGCCGCTCGGCGATCCCCGCGGCCATCCGTACGGGCGTGACGACCTGGCGCACCACCAGCCACGCGATCGCCCCGAGGAGGACGACGACGAACAGCCCCGCCGTCGCCAGCGTCCCCTTGACCAGGCTCAGCGACTTCTCCTCCTGCGTCAGCGGGAAGAGGTAGTACAGCTGGTACGGATCGTTGTTCGGGTCGTTGAGCTGCTTGCCGATGATCAGCGCGGGCTGGGACTCCTTGCCCGGCCCGTAGCTGATGCGGGTGTAGCTCTGCCAGGTGCCCGGATCGCCCGTGACCCGCTCCCGCAGGTCCTCGGGCACGCTCTTGTTCGGGTTGACGCCGCCGGAGGCGCGCGGGCCGCGCCCGCCGCCGGTGTCGTCACCGGCGGGCAGCGTCACGACGTCGAAGGCGCCCTGGCCACCGCTGGACAGGGACGTGACGAGGTCGCTCATCCACTGGATGACGTTCTGGGAGGACTGCCCGTCCTGGTCGGCCGCGTCGTCCACGGCGGCACCGCTCGCCGCCTCCTCGGCCCGCTGCTTGGCCGCGGCGAACCCGCCCGTGGCCTGGCTCTGCGACGCGTTCACCTTGGCGTCCAGCAGACCGTTGCGCACCTGCCCGATGACCACGAAGCCGAGCAGCAGCACGACACCCAGTGACATCAGCAGGGTCGTCACCACGACCTTCAGCTGGATGTTGCGCCGCCACAGCCGCATCACGGGCAGCAGCGGCCGGCGCACCCAGCGCGTGAACAGGCGGAAGACCGGACTGCCCTGGACCCCGCCATGGAGCAGCCCGCTCTCGAAGAGCCTGCCCCAGCGGGAGCCCGCCGCCCTCCGGCCGACAGGCCGCCCCGCGCGAGCCCCGGACCGGCCGGACGCCGAAGCGGCACTGTCCCCGGTCATGTCAGCTCGGCCCGGCCTTGTAACCGACACCACGGACGGTCACCACGATCTCCGGCCGCTCCGGGTCCTTCTCGACCTTGGAGCGCAGCCGCTGCACATGGACGTTGACCAGCCGTGTGTCCGCCGCGTGCCGGTAGCCCCACACCTGCTCCAGCAGGACCTCACGCGTGAACACCTGCCACGGCTTGCGCGCGAGCGCCACCAGCAGGTCGAACTCCAGCGGCGTCAGCGCGATGGACTGTCCGTCCCGCTTCACGGAGTGCCCGGCGACATCGATGACCAGGTCACCGATCGCGAGCTGCTCCGGCGCCGGCTCCTCGGAGCGGCGGAGCCGCGCCCGGATACGGGCCACCAGCTCCTTCGGCTTGAACGGCTTCACGATGTAGTCGTCCGCGCCCGACTCGAGCCCCACGACGACGTCCACGGTGTCGCTCTTCGCCGTGAGCATCACGATCGGCACCCCGGACTCGGCCCTGATGAGCCGGCACACCTCGATGCCGTCCCGTCCGGGCAGCATCAGGTCCAGCAGCACGAGGTCGGGCTTCGTCTCCCGGAAAGCGGCCAGCGCCTTGTCGCCGTCGGCTACGAAAGACGGCTCAAAACCTTCACCACGCAGCACGATGCCGAGCATCTCGGCCAGTGCGCTGTCGTCGTCGACGACAAGGACTCGTCCCTTCATAAACGACATCATCCCATTCTCATAACGGTGGCGAAGATCCAGGTGAGGCAGCTCACTGACCAGTGACGATAGTCGTACGAGGCCGTCACTGTCTGCCCTCGTCCGCGACCGTCCACGGCAGCGGCGAGCGCGGGGGCCGCCCGGCCCCTGCCGCGGGGCCCGGTCGGCGGGTGGGCCGGCAGGAGCCGGCCGCCTCACCCCGTGGCCCCGCCGAGCCGCTCAGCCCTCGCGCGAGGACCGCGTCCGGCCTGTGCCGGCCCCGCACCTTCTCCCGAGGCGCCCAGGTAGCCCTGGCTCCGGGCAGCAGACACATTCCTGCCCGCCACGGAGCGCGTGACCGCCATCGTTTCCCGGCTCTCCGACACCCTCGGCGGGCGCCGGAGGACCGCCTGGACGACATCGCACCGCAGGACGGGACCGGTCAGGCCCGCGCGTGCCCGGCCTTCCCGCACAGCTCGGCCAGCCCCTCGGCCGTCACGGGGGACACCGCCCCCTCCTCGGTGACGATCGCCGTCACCAGCTCGGGCGGAGTGACGTCGAACGCCGGGTTGTACGCCTGCGTCCCCAGCGGCGCCACCGGGATGCCGCTCCCCGCTCCCGACACCTGCGCCTGCGGCGCCAGCACCTCCGTCACCTCGTAGCCCGGCCGCTGCTCCACCTCGATCGACGTCCCGTCCACCGTGCCCAGGTCCACCGTCGTCACCGGCGCCACCACGATGAACGGCACGTGGTGGTACCGCGCGAGCACCGCCAGCGGATAGCTCCCCACCTTGTTCGCAACCGACCCGTCGGCCGCGATCCGGTCGGCCCCGATCAGCACCGCGTCCACCTCCCCCGCGGCGAACAGCGACCCCGCCGCGTTGTCGGTGAGCAGCGTGTACGCCATCCCGCTGCGGGCCGCCTCGTACGCCGTCAGCCGCGCCCCCTGCAGCAGCGGGCGCGTCTCGTCCACCCACAGCCGCCGCAGGCGCCCCTGCCGGTGCGCCGCGAGCGCCACCGCGAACGCCGTCCCCTCCCCGCCCGACACCAGCGCCCCGGTGTTGCAGTGGGTGAGGATCCGATGGCCGCCGCCCGGCAGCAGCTCGTCCAGCAGCGCCAGCCCGTGCTCGGCCATCCGCGCGCTCGCCTCGGCGTCCTCCCGGTGCAGCTGCCGCGCCGCCGCCAGCGCCGCCGCGGCGGCCTGCCCGGCGTCCCCGCCGCGGGCCAGGGCGGCGTGGTAGGCGTCCCGCGCCCGGCGGACCCCCACGGAGAGGTTCACCGCGGTCGGCCGGGCGCCCGCCAGCGCCTGCGCCGCCTCGTCCACGTCGAACCCGCGCGCGGCGGCGAGCGCGACGCCGTACGCGCCCGCGATGCCGAGCGCCGGTGCCCCGCGCACGGCGAGCGACCGGATCGCCTCGACCAGTGCGGGCGCGTCCGTGCAGACCAGTTCGACCTCCTCGCTCGGCAGCCGGGTCTGGTCCAGCAGCACCAGGACCGGACCCTCGGGTGGCTCCTCCCAACGCAGCACAGGTACCTCGGTCGCCCGCTTGTCCTCGCCGGTTCGCGCCTGCAGATCAGCCATGCGGTCAGTCTGCCCGCTATCCGGCGGACAATTGAAGGCACGGCGCCCCCACCGCGGCCGGTACCCCGCCGACCACCCCATGGCACGATGGCTGCCAACCTGCCGCCGCGACCGCGGACGGGCACCGTGAAGGAGCGACGATGAACGACACTCCGGGCTGGGCCTCGCCCGGATCCTCCCCGTCCGACGGGCACGAACCCGGCACCTCCGGCCCCAGCGAGCCGGCCGACCGCCCGGGCTCCGGACAGCCCTCCCCGCAGCCGGACGCGCAGCCACAGAGCCCCGGCGCGCAGTGGTCGCCGCAGCAGCCGCCACCCGCCCAGTGGTCCGCTCCCTCCGGCCCGGCCGCCCCGCCGCCCGGCCCGGGATGGGGCACACCGCCCCCCGGCGGACCCGGCCACTGGCAGGGTCCCGGCGGCCACGGCGGCTGGCAGGCTCCCGGCGGCCACGGCGGCTGGGGTGCCCCCTGGGGCGGACCGCCGCCCGCGGCCAAGCCCGGTGTGATCCCGCTGCGCCCGCTCGGCGTCGGCGAGATACTCGACGGCGCCGTGTCGACCATGCGCACCCACTGGCGCACCGTCCTCGGCATCTCGCTCACCGTCGCCGTCGTCATCGAGGTCATCGTCGTCCTGCTCCAGGGCCTGGTGCTGAACGACTACGCCGACACCGACGCCCTCGGCGACCCCAGCGCCACCGTCGACGAACTGGCCCAGGCCATGGGCGACGCCATGCTGACCTCCGGCGTCCTCTTCGTGATCTCGCTGATCGGCACCGTCGCCGCGACCGCTCTGCTGACGACCGTCACCAGCCGCGCCGTGCTCGGCAAACCGGTCACCACCGGCGAGGCCTGGCGCGACGCCCGCCCGCAGATCGCGAAGCTGTTCGGCCTGATCTTCCTGCTGCTGCTCATCGCCGTCGGCGTCGGCTTCGCGGGCGCGCTCCCGGGCATCCTCGTGATCTGGGCCGGCGGCGGGAGCGGCGGCGCCGCACTCGCCGTCTTCGGCAGCCTCGCCGGCGCCGTCCTCGCCCTGTGGCTGATGATCCGCTTCTCGCTGGCCTCCCCGGCCCTGATGCTGGAGAAGCAGAGCATCACCAAGGCGATGAGCCGGTCCGCGAAGCTGGTGCGCGGCTCCTGGTGGCGGGTCTTCGGCATCCAGTTGCTCGCCACCGTCATCGCGAACATCGTCGCGGCCATCGTCGTCATCCCGTTCACGTTCCTCGCCGCCGCGGTCGGCGGCGACGGCATCGGGGGGTTCGTCGACGGCACCGGCGACTTCGGCTGGACGTTCCTCGTCGTCAGCGGCATCGGATCGGTGATCGGCTCCATGATCACCTTCCCGATCACGGCCGGCGTCACCGTGCTCCTGTACATCGACCAGCGGATCCGCCGCGAGGCCCTCGACCTCGAACTGGCCCGCGCCGCCGGTGTCCAGGGCTACGGGCCCACCCCCGGGAGCTGATGCGGTGAGCCTGACGGGGGCAGTCCTGTCAGCGGCGCCGGCTCTGCCCCGCGCCGCCGCAACGGCCGTACGGGCCTGGCCGCCCAGCGGCGGCCAGGTCCCGCGGCCGCCGCACCGCGCCCTGACCTTCCTGTCGTCGGCCGGCTCCGGCGACGAACCACCGCTGACCGTTCCCCGCGACCCGGCGCGGGAGGCGGCCCGGCGCGAGCTGTCCAAGCGCATGTACCACGAGGACGACCCCGGCCTCGTCCAGCGCGCCCTGAACGCCTTCTGGGAGTGGGTCGACGACGTCTTCGGCGCCGCCTCCGCCGCCACCCCGGGCGGCACGGTGGGCCTCGTCGTCCTCGTCCTCGCCGTCGTGGCCGTCCTCGCCGCGTTCTGGTGGCGCCTGGGGACCCCGCGCCGCCGTCCCCCCTCCACCGCCGCCCTCTTCGACGACCGCCCCCGCAGCGCCGCCGAACACCGCGCCACCGCCGAGGCGCACGCCGCCCAGGGCCACTGGAACCAGGCCGTCCAGGAGCGCATGCGGGCCATCGTCCGCTCCCTGGAGCAACGCGCCCTCCTCGACGCCCGCCCCGGCCGCACCGCCGACGAAGCCGCCGCCGAGGCCGGCCGCGCACTGCCCTCCCACACCGACCGGCTGCACGCCGCCGCCCGCGACTTCGACGACGTCACATACGGCGGCCGCACGGCGAACCAGCCCTCGTACCAGCGGATCGCCGACCTCGACGACGACCTGGAACGCACCCGGCCCCAGCTCGCCACCGGCAGCGACCGCACCACGCCCCACCACACCGGCCCGGGGGCCGCCGGATGACCACCGAAGCCACCCGTCCCGCCACCGAGGCCACCCCGCCGTCCACCTCCGGCTCGCCCACCGTCCGCCGGCTGTGGACCCGCACCCGAGGCGTTGCCCTCGCCGTCGTCCTGCTCCTGGCGGCCGCGGTGACGATCGCCCTCATCCGCTCCGACTCCCGGCACGGCAACCTCGACCCGCGATCCGTCGACCCCCGGGGCAGCCGCGCCGTCGCCGAACTCCTCGCCGACCGGGGCGTCTCCACCCGTGTGGTCACCACCCTGGACGAGGCGCGCGCCGCCGCCGGGCCCGACACCACCCTCCTGGTCGCCGTCCCCGACCTCCTGACGGCCACTCAGCAGAACCGGCTGCACAGCGCCACCGCCGCGACCGGCGGACGCACCGTTCTCGTCGCCGCCGGCAGCCCCTCCGTCGAACGACTCGCCCCCGGAGTCACCGCCGACCCGGCCACCAGCCTGGAGTCGACGCTCACCCCCGACTGCGACCTGCCCGCCGCCCGCCGCGCCGGCACCGCCGACACGGGCGGCATCCGCTACAGCACCACCCACCTCGACGCCGACCGGTGCTACCCCAGCGCGCGCCTGGCCACCCTGGTCCGGGTGCCGCACCCCACCGGGAACGGCGACACCGTCGTCCTCGGCGCTCCCGACATCCTCCTCAACGAACACCTCGACGAGCACGGCAACGCCTCGCTCGCCCTGCAACTCCTCGGCTCCCGCGCCCATCTGGTCTGGTACCTCCCCTCGCTCTCCGACACCTCCGCCGCCCCCGAAGACGACAAGAGCCTGCTGGACCTGCTCCCCTCGGGCTGGCTGTGGGGCTCCCTGCAGCTCTTCATCGCCGCGGCCCTCGCCGCCCTGTGGCGGGCACGCCGGCTCGGGCCCCTCGTGCCCGAACGACTCCCCGTCGCGATCCGCGCCTCCGAAACCGTCGAAGGCCGAGCCCGCCTCTACCGCAAGGCGAACGCCCGCGACCGAGCGGCCGCCGCTCTGCGCTCCACCACCCGCACCCGCCTCGCCCCCCTCGCAGGCGTCTCCCCGGCCCAGGCCCACACGCCCGAAGCCCTGCTCCCCGCCCTGTCCTCGCACCTCCGCGGCGACGGACGGGCCCTGCACTCCCTGCTCTTCGGCCCACCGCCCGACGACGACACGGCCCTCACCGCACTCGCCGACCAACTCGACGCCCTCGAAAGAGAGGTACGCCGTCCATGATGGACCCGACCACTGACAACGCCGGGCGGACCGAGGCCCCGGGCAGCCCCCGAGCCTCCCTCGAAGCCCTGCGCGCCGAGATCGCCAAGGCCGTGGTCGGCCAGGACCCCGCCGTGACCGGCCTCGTCGTCGCCCTCCTCTGCCGCGGACACGTCCTACTGGAAGGAGTCCCCGGGGTCGCCAAAACGTTGCTCGTCCGCGCCCTCGCATCCGCACTGGAACTCGACACCAAACGCGTCCAGTTCACCCCCGACCTGATGCCGAGCGACGTCACCGGCTCACTCGTCTACGACGCCCGCACCGCCGAGTTCTCCTTCCAGCCCGGCCCGGTTTTCACCAACCTCCTCCTCGCCGACGAGATCAATCGCACGCCCCCCAAGACCCAGTCCTCCCTCCTGGAAGCCATGGAGGAACGCCAGGTCACCGTCGACGGCACCCCGCGCCCGCTCCCCGAGCCGTTCCTGGTCGCCGCGACCCAGAACCCGCTCGAGTACGAGGGCACGTACCCCCTCCCCGAAGCTCAGCTGGACCGCTTCCTGCTCAAACTGACGATCCCGCTCCCCTCCCGCCAGGACGAGATCGACGTCCTCACCCGGCACGCCCAGGGCTTCGACCCACGCGACCTGCACGCCGCCGGCGTACGCCCCGTCGCCGGCCCGGCCGACCTCGAGGCCGCACGCGCTGCCGTCGCCAGGACCACCGTCTCCCCCGAGATCACCGCCTACATCGTCGACCTCTGCCGGGCGACCCGCGAATCGCCGTCCCTCACCCTCGGCGTCTCCCCGCGCGGGGCCACCGCCCTCCTCGCGACCTCCCGCGCCTGGGCCTGGCTGACCGGCCGCGACTACGTCATCCCGGACGACGTGAAGGCCCTGGCCCTGCCCACCTTGCGCCACCGCGTCCAGCTCCGCCCGGAGGCCGAGATGGAAGGCGTGACGACCGACTCGGTCATCAACGCGATCCTCGCCCACGTCCCCGTGCCCCGCTGATGGCGCTCACCGGACGCGCCGCCCTCCTGGCGGCCCTCGGCTCCCTCCCGGTCGGCCTCCTGGACCCCGGCTGGACCGGCATCCTGGCGGTCAACGGCTCCCTGGCCCTCGCCTGCGCCTGCGACTACGCCCTCGCCGCACCGGTGCGCCGTCTCGGCCTGACCCGCTCCGGCGACACCTCCGTACGCCTGGGTGACACCGCCGACGTCACCCTCACCGTCACCAACCCGTCCCGTCGCCCGCTCCGCGCCCACCTGCGCGACGCATGGCCGCCGAGCAGCTGGCAGCCCGGCACCGAGATCGCCGCCTCCCGGCACCGGCTCACGGTCCCCGCGGGCGAACGCCGGCGGGTCACGACGCGCCTGCGCCCCACCCGCCGCGGCGACCGCCACGCGGACCGCGTCACCATCCGCTCCTACGGCCCGCTGGGTCTCTTCGCCCGCCAAGGCACCCACAAGGTTCCCTGGACCGTCCGCGTCCTGCCCCCGTTCACCAGCCGCAAGCACCTCCCCTCCAAGCTCGCCCGGCTCCGGGAACTCGACGGCCGTACGAGCGCCCTCATCCGTGGCGAGGGGACCGAGTTCGACAGCCTGCGCGACTACGTCCCCGGCGACGACACCCGGTCGATCGACTGGCGTGCCACGGCCCGCCAGTCGACGGTCGCGGTCCGCACCTGGCGCCCGGAACGGGACCGGCACATCCTCCTGGTCCTCGACACGGGCCGCACCTCGGCGGGCCGCGTGGGGGACTCCCCACGCCTCGACGCCTCGATGGACGCGGCCCTCCTCCTGGCGGTCCTCGCCTCCCGCGCCGGCGACCGCGTCGACCTCCTCGCCTACGACCGTGCCGTACGCGCGCTCGTCCAGGGCCGCACGGCGAAGGACGTCCTCCCGGCCCTGGTGAACGCCATGGCGGCCCTGGAACCAGAACTCGTGGAGACGGACGCCCGAGGTCTCACGGCCACCGCCCTCCGTACGGCTCCCCGCCGTTCCCTCATCGTCCTGCTGACCACGCTGGACGCGGCCCCGATGGAAGAGGGTCTGCTCCCAGTCCTGGGCCGGCTGACCCAGCGCCACACCGTTCTCGTGGCGTCGGTGGCGGACCCCCATGTCGCCGGCATGGCGAAGGCCCGCGGAAACCCGGAATCCGTCTACGAAGCCGCTGCCGCCGCCCACGCCCAGTCCGAACGCGACCGCATCGCCGAACAACTCCGCCGTCACGCCGTCACCGTCGTCGATGCGACACCGGACAACCTGGCGCCCGCGCTGGCGGATGCCTATCTGGCCCTCAAAGCCGCAGGCCGCCTGTGAGGCGCCCGGAGGGCAAAGGGTTTCCGGCACCTCCGAGAACCCTGCACTCACGGCTTTCTGCCCCTGAACGCAGAAAACCCCCGCATCTTTCGATGCGGGGGTTTTCCCAATAATTGTTCGGCGGCGTCCTACTCTCCCACAGGGTCCCCCCTGCAGTACCATCGGCGCTGTAAGGCTTAGCTTCCGGGTTCGGAATGTAACCGGGCGTTTCCCTCACGCTATGACCACCGAAACACTATGAAACAATCAACCGCACCACACCACACGGCGTGGGGTTGTTCGTGGTTTCAGAACCAACACAGTGGACGCGAGCAACTGAGGACAAGCCCTCGGCCTATTAGTACCGGTCAACTCCACACGTTACCGTGCTTCCATATCCGGCCTATCAACCCAGTCGTCTACTGGGAGCCTTACCCCATCAAGTGGGTGGGAGTCCTCATCTCGAAGCAGGCTTCCCGCTTAGATGCTTTCAGCGGTTATCCCTCCCGAACGTAGCCAACCAGCCATGCCCTTGGCAGAACAACTGGCACACCAGAGGTTCGTCCGTCCCGGTCCTCTCGTACTAGGGACAGCCCTTCTCAAGACTCCTACGCGCACAGCGGATAGGGACCGAACTGTCTCACGACGTTCTAAACCCAGCTCGCGTACCGCTTTAATGGGCGAACAGCCCAACCCTTGGGACCGACTCCAGCCCCAGGATGCGACGAGCCGACATCGAGGTGCCAAACCATCCCGTCGATATGGACTCTTGGGGAAGATCAGCCTGTTATCCCCGGGGTACCTTTTATCCGTTGAGCGACGGCGCTTCCACAAGCCACCGCCGGATCACTAGTCCCGACTTTCGTCCCTGCTCGACCCGTCGGTCTCACAGTCAAGCTCCCTTGTGCACTTACACTCAACACCTGATTGCCAACCAGGCTGAGGGAACCTTTGGGCGCCTCCGTTACCCTTTAGGAGGCAACCGCCCCAGTTAAACTACCCATCAGACACTGTCCCTGATCCGG
Above is a genomic segment from Streptomyces glaucescens containing:
- the mtnA gene encoding S-methyl-5-thioribose-1-phosphate isomerase; its protein translation is MADLQARTGEDKRATEVPVLRWEEPPEGPVLVLLDQTRLPSEEVELVCTDAPALVEAIRSLAVRGAPALGIAGAYGVALAAARGFDVDEAAQALAGARPTAVNLSVGVRRARDAYHAALARGGDAGQAAAAALAAARQLHREDAEASARMAEHGLALLDELLPGGGHRILTHCNTGALVSGGEGTAFAVALAAHRQGRLRRLWVDETRPLLQGARLTAYEAARSGMAYTLLTDNAAGSLFAAGEVDAVLIGADRIAADGSVANKVGSYPLAVLARYHHVPFIVVAPVTTVDLGTVDGTSIEVEQRPGYEVTEVLAPQAQVSGAGSGIPVAPLGTQAYNPAFDVTPPELVTAIVTEEGAVSPVTAEGLAELCGKAGHARA
- the mtrB gene encoding MtrAB system histidine kinase MtrB; the encoded protein is MTGDSAASASGRSGARAGRPVGRRAAGSRWGRLFESGLLHGGVQGSPVFRLFTRWVRRPLLPVMRLWRRNIQLKVVVTTLLMSLGVVLLLGFVVIGQVRNGLLDAKVNASQSQATGGFAAAKQRAEEAASGAAVDDAADQDGQSSQNVIQWMSDLVTSLSSGGQGAFDVVTLPAGDDTGGGRGPRASGGVNPNKSVPEDLRERVTGDPGTWQSYTRISYGPGKESQPALIIGKQLNDPNNDPYQLYYLFPLTQEEKSLSLVKGTLATAGLFVVVLLGAIAWLVVRQVVTPVRMAAGIAERLSAGRLQERMKVTGEDDIARLGEAFNKMAQNLQLKIQQLEDLSRMQRRFVSDVSHELRTPLTTVRMAADVIHEAREDFDPVTARSAELLADQLDRFESLLSDLLEISRFDAGAAALEAEPIDLREVVRRVVGGAEPLAERKGTRIRITGDQQPVVAEADARRVERVLRNLVVNAVEHGEGKDVVVKLAAAGGAVAVAVRDYGVGLKPGEATRVFSRFWRADPARARTTGGTGLGLSIALEDARLHGGWLQAWGEPGGGSQFRLTLPRTADEPLRGSPIPLEPKDSRRNRGDDSGPPRGGEKSATVPAQTSAGGPVRPLDAIGPRMAAVAPAADPTALPGSGARVVPRPAGGSRRPDEAAPGQVGRRPSDVESDESNE
- the mtrA gene encoding two-component system response regulator MtrA; translation: MMSFMKGRVLVVDDDSALAEMLGIVLRGEGFEPSFVADGDKALAAFRETKPDLVLLDLMLPGRDGIEVCRLIRAESGVPIVMLTAKSDTVDVVVGLESGADDYIVKPFKPKELVARIRARLRRSEEPAPEQLAIGDLVIDVAGHSVKRDGQSIALTPLEFDLLVALARKPWQVFTREVLLEQVWGYRHAADTRLVNVHVQRLRSKVEKDPERPEIVVTVRGVGYKAGPS
- a CDS encoding LpqB family beta-propeller domain-containing protein, which codes for MGADREGGARRTPTRAVAYLACGVVLLAGCASMPDHGDLRGVESTPRQDTQVRVFAVPPSEDALPPQIVQGFLEALTSDDPNYETARQYLTDRARKSWHPQRSTTVLANAPGIEVDWAVNKEERDTFAFLLTGTRIATVDAEQSYAPAGGDYSQQVQLKRDKKSGQWRIDRLPEGIVLGQSDFQRNYMSVNKYYLAANSASGASSQLAAVADPVYVRQRVDPTTQVVRSLLEGPTSWLDPAVLSSFPTGTRLAKGGDPLTPDDHNKLTVPLNDKAARVGLAKCNEMAAQVLFTLQDLTPAVDEVELRAGGAELCSLDTDGATAVATRGPVRSPEYLYFLDEKQRVVRIRSGSTTAGAEPVPGALGEGTRSLRSVAVSRDERTAAGVSLNGGELYVARMEPGAQLGEPVLVSQGKTEDGRLTTPSWDAQGNLWIADRDPAQPRLLLLQAGKNEPLEVEAPALEGRVKSVRVAADGVRIALIVEKDGEQSLLVGRIDLDEKVGEPASVTVRELRNAAPELEEVTTMSWSGDDRLVVVGRAKGGVLQLRYVQVDGSTPKAPAPDALTGVKEIAASEDERLPLVAYSDDGIVRLPSGAQWQTVVKEGSAPIYPG
- a CDS encoding DUF4129 domain-containing protein, whose product is MSLTGAVLSAAPALPRAAATAVRAWPPSGGQVPRPPHRALTFLSSAGSGDEPPLTVPRDPAREAARRELSKRMYHEDDPGLVQRALNAFWEWVDDVFGAASAATPGGTVGLVVLVLAVVAVLAAFWWRLGTPRRRPPSTAALFDDRPRSAAEHRATAEAHAAQGHWNQAVQERMRAIVRSLEQRALLDARPGRTADEAAAEAGRALPSHTDRLHAAARDFDDVTYGGRTANQPSYQRIADLDDDLERTRPQLATGSDRTTPHHTGPGAAG
- a CDS encoding glycerophosphoryl diester phosphodiesterase membrane domain-containing protein, which encodes MNDTPGWASPGSSPSDGHEPGTSGPSEPADRPGSGQPSPQPDAQPQSPGAQWSPQQPPPAQWSAPSGPAAPPPGPGWGTPPPGGPGHWQGPGGHGGWQAPGGHGGWGAPWGGPPPAAKPGVIPLRPLGVGEILDGAVSTMRTHWRTVLGISLTVAVVIEVIVVLLQGLVLNDYADTDALGDPSATVDELAQAMGDAMLTSGVLFVISLIGTVAATALLTTVTSRAVLGKPVTTGEAWRDARPQIAKLFGLIFLLLLIAVGVGFAGALPGILVIWAGGGSGGAALAVFGSLAGAVLALWLMIRFSLASPALMLEKQSITKAMSRSAKLVRGSWWRVFGIQLLATVIANIVAAIVVIPFTFLAAAVGGDGIGGFVDGTGDFGWTFLVVSGIGSVIGSMITFPITAGVTVLLYIDQRIRREALDLELARAAGVQGYGPTPGS